One Candidatus Ornithobacterium hominis genomic region harbors:
- the mltG gene encoding endolytic transglycosylase MltG: MKKILLFIIILIFFQSCGYLQGNKENVAKESVLYIPQNASYKQVLDSLRHKLSDVESFDSYAKTKNYQKNIKAGRYILTPGKTNEELVSKLMLGEEDEINLMITNEPTIFHLARDVAKKITADSAEIVNAILNHPQLKEKGLDLETSKIYFIPNTYRFFWITSGEDFVNRMIKEHDVFWNKKRLEKLKNSGMTELEVYTLASIVQMESSKIDEQPKVARAYLNRLEQGHYLQADPTSVYAWKLQNGFTQQVQRVYHKHLKTISAYNTYKNPGLPPAPITLPNPSAIDAVLSPAKHDFIFFAADPDRPGYHNFTSSYAEHLKNAKKYHNWLKANNIK; the protein is encoded by the coding sequence ATGAAAAAAATCCTTTTATTCATCATTATTTTAATCTTTTTCCAATCTTGTGGCTATCTGCAAGGGAATAAAGAAAATGTAGCAAAAGAAAGTGTTTTATACATTCCGCAAAACGCTAGTTACAAGCAAGTTTTAGATTCTCTAAGGCATAAACTGAGCGATGTAGAATCCTTCGACTCTTATGCCAAGACTAAAAATTATCAAAAAAACATTAAAGCTGGACGCTATATTTTAACTCCAGGGAAAACCAATGAAGAGTTGGTGAGCAAACTGATGCTCGGGGAAGAAGATGAAATAAATCTGATGATTACCAATGAGCCGACCATTTTCCATTTGGCTCGTGATGTTGCAAAAAAGATCACTGCCGATTCTGCTGAAATTGTAAATGCTATTTTAAATCACCCTCAACTTAAAGAAAAAGGTTTAGATTTAGAAACATCCAAAATTTATTTCATCCCCAATACCTATCGTTTTTTTTGGATAACAAGCGGGGAGGATTTTGTAAACCGAATGATAAAAGAACATGATGTCTTCTGGAACAAAAAGCGTTTGGAAAAATTAAAAAATTCAGGAATGACGGAATTAGAAGTCTACACCTTGGCTTCCATCGTGCAAATGGAATCAAGCAAAATAGATGAGCAGCCCAAAGTCGCTAGAGCTTACCTAAATCGCTTAGAACAAGGGCATTACCTACAAGCTGACCCAACTTCTGTCTATGCTTGGAAATTGCAAAATGGCTTCACACAGCAGGTGCAGCGCGTCTACCACAAACACTTGAAAACCATCTCTGCCTACAATACTTACAAAAACCCAGGTTTACCGCCTGCACCTATTACATTGCCCAATCCGTCAGCTATAGATGCAGTTTTGAGCCCAGCCAAGCATGATTTCATTTTCTTTGCGGCTGACCCTGACCGCCCAGGTTATCATAATTTCACCAGTAGCTATGCTGAACATCTAAAAAATGCTAAAAAGTACCACAATTGGCTGAAAGCAAATAACATTAAATAA
- the dapF gene encoding diaminopimelate epimerase, which translates to MGIYFYKYQGTGNDFVMIDAINQSIKLNREQINQLCDRKFGIGADGLIILTRQHGNFYMNYYNSDGKESSMCGNGGRCFIKFLSDLNLIEKKVEFFAIDGWHSGKINENQVSLELKNIYEIQQNKDFIFLDTGSPHHVEFRENIDDIDVAQAGRAIRYSKLYPNGTNVNFVEIISPEKIKVRTYERGVEDETLSCGTGVTAAAISANFLSLIKNKQISVETKGGDLQVCFDENESQYTNVWLTGPAEQVFKGLIEI; encoded by the coding sequence ATGGGAATTTATTTCTATAAATACCAAGGGACTGGGAATGATTTTGTAATGATAGATGCTATCAATCAATCAATTAAACTCAACAGGGAACAAATTAATCAACTTTGTGACCGTAAATTTGGTATTGGGGCTGATGGTTTAATAATTTTAACACGCCAACATGGCAATTTCTATATGAATTATTACAACAGCGATGGCAAAGAAAGTAGTATGTGCGGCAATGGTGGGCGTTGTTTTATAAAATTTTTATCTGATTTAAACTTGATTGAAAAAAAAGTTGAATTCTTTGCCATAGACGGCTGGCACAGCGGGAAAATCAATGAAAATCAAGTCAGTCTTGAATTAAAAAATATTTATGAGATTCAACAAAACAAAGATTTCATTTTTTTAGACACAGGCTCACCACATCACGTAGAATTTAGAGAAAACATTGATGATATTGATGTTGCTCAAGCAGGCAGAGCCATCCGATATTCTAAGCTTTACCCAAACGGAACGAATGTTAATTTTGTAGAAATCATTTCACCAGAAAAAATTAAAGTCCGAACTTACGAGCGTGGCGTAGAAGATGAAACGCTTTCGTGTGGCACTGGAGTTACGGCGGCGGCAATCAGTGCAAATTTTCTAAGCCTTATAAAAAACAAACAAATTTCTGTAGAAACAAAAGGCGGTGATTTGCAAGTCTGTTTTGATGAAAATGAATCCCAATATACCAACGTGTGGCTCACTGGGCCTGCGGAGCAAGTTTTCAAAGGTCTAATCGAAATTTAA